Proteins co-encoded in one Synechococcus elongatus PCC 6301 genomic window:
- the smc gene encoding chromosome segregation protein SMC translates to MVYIKQIELSHFKSFGGTTSLPLLPEFTVVTGPNGSGKSNILDALLFALGLSSSKGMRADRLPDLVNSTYASRSRSTVETLVTVTFALDDWQPEAEETEEGEGTGLQPGMAEWTVSRKLRVTPSGTYTSTYAMNGEACTLQQLHEQLSRLRIYPEGYNVVLQGDVTNIISMSPRDRRQIIDELAGVAQFDRKIEQAKGKLEAVKEREDRCRIVEQELIEQRDRLAKDREKAQKYQALRQEQATKQSWEAVLRWRAGQRQVQALQRSLAQLATDAATDQQTQQTLEQQIQQTEATLDRLNQRVKALGEEELLKLQAALAQQEAEQRQSQRQQQELVESQTQTQQQIQALLQTQAQLQTEGQQQAEQARTLQTTIAQTLQPQYQQALEQVEAARQSAHALAAQSQDWVTRQTSLRQQADAIAAQVEPQRAEQAQLQERQTQLQQQLEATQSALVTVTAELETETEQAEGDRAALSQAEAAVVTAADQLVRLEEELQIQQETRDRLLKEQRDKQRQLDRQESLRQAMQETQGTAAARLILDTGLPGVHGLVAQLGRVEPRYQLALEVAAGGRLGYLVVDDDGVASAGIELLKQKKAGRITFLPLNRIRAGKQPEIPRWQQPEGLVDLAIALVDCDDRYREVFKFVLGGTVVFERLDQARRYMGQYRIVTLDGELLETSGAMTGGSIARRSGGLSFGSPDSGESAEVRAIRDRLEQLEVILDRSELQILNLQAAIKDAASTLSDRRQQQREQQLTVQQRQQTLQRLQQQQQQLNAELQQRQQQASQAQARLAALALELPAALKQLKTLRQALAELEDSPIHGEWQQRQTLLQQQEALLQQQETALRQAEQQLQQLQTDQKRLQERAIAARTQVSQLRQQQGEQLNRLAQLDEQQRQQATAIAQLQQRQAQLEAQLGQEKVDRDRTERQLQEQRSQRQNLVWQQEKRQQQQQELQQQLTDLEVQLQAEQQELPQPLPDIPEMVQQQGIEALQHELRSLAKRIQAMEPVNMLALEEYERTQARLEELSEKLTTIEAERTELLLRIENFTTLRRRAFMESFEAIDRNFQEIFAHLSDGDGSLQLDNPEDPFSSGLNLIAHPKGKPVRRLASMSGGEKSLTALSFIFALQRYRPSPFYALDEVDSFLDGANVERLARVIRQQAQAAQFIVVSHRRPMIEAAERTIGVTQARGAHTQVLGIPQP, encoded by the coding sequence TTGGTCTACATCAAACAGATCGAGCTGAGCCATTTCAAGTCCTTCGGGGGCACTACCTCGCTGCCGCTGCTGCCGGAATTTACGGTGGTGACGGGGCCAAATGGTTCTGGGAAATCCAACATCCTTGATGCGCTGCTGTTTGCCCTAGGACTCTCGAGTTCCAAGGGAATGCGGGCCGATCGCCTGCCGGATTTGGTCAATTCCACCTACGCCAGTCGCAGCCGCAGCACGGTCGAAACGCTGGTCACGGTCACCTTTGCCCTCGATGACTGGCAGCCCGAAGCCGAAGAGACAGAGGAGGGCGAGGGCACCGGCCTACAACCGGGGATGGCGGAGTGGACGGTCAGCCGCAAGCTGCGAGTGACGCCTTCTGGCACCTACACCAGCACCTATGCCATGAATGGCGAGGCCTGCACGCTGCAGCAACTGCATGAGCAACTAAGTCGGCTGCGGATTTATCCCGAGGGCTACAACGTGGTCCTGCAGGGGGATGTGACCAACATCATTTCGATGAGTCCCCGCGATCGCCGCCAAATTATTGATGAGCTGGCGGGGGTCGCCCAATTCGATCGCAAGATTGAGCAAGCTAAGGGCAAGCTAGAGGCGGTCAAGGAGCGGGAAGATCGCTGCCGCATTGTCGAACAGGAGTTGATCGAACAGCGCGATCGCTTGGCTAAGGATCGAGAAAAAGCCCAGAAATATCAAGCGCTGCGTCAAGAGCAGGCGACCAAGCAAAGTTGGGAGGCGGTCTTGCGCTGGCGGGCTGGGCAGCGGCAAGTTCAAGCGCTGCAGCGATCGCTGGCCCAACTGGCGACGGATGCGGCGACCGATCAACAGACGCAGCAGACGCTCGAGCAACAAATTCAGCAAACTGAGGCCACCCTCGACCGCCTCAATCAGCGGGTCAAGGCGCTGGGAGAGGAAGAACTGCTGAAACTGCAAGCGGCGCTGGCTCAGCAAGAGGCTGAACAGCGGCAGAGTCAGCGGCAGCAACAGGAACTAGTCGAGTCACAAACCCAGACGCAGCAGCAGATTCAGGCGTTGCTGCAAACTCAAGCTCAGTTGCAGACGGAAGGGCAACAGCAGGCGGAGCAGGCCCGAACCTTACAGACAACGATCGCCCAGACTTTACAGCCGCAATATCAGCAAGCACTAGAACAAGTCGAAGCGGCCCGGCAGTCGGCCCATGCCCTCGCCGCCCAATCCCAAGATTGGGTGACGCGCCAAACGAGTCTGCGACAACAGGCTGATGCGATCGCGGCTCAAGTGGAACCGCAGCGAGCAGAACAAGCCCAACTACAAGAGCGCCAAACGCAGCTCCAGCAGCAATTGGAGGCAACCCAATCGGCCTTAGTAACGGTGACAGCCGAGCTGGAGACGGAGACAGAACAGGCGGAAGGCGATCGCGCCGCTCTCAGCCAAGCGGAAGCGGCGGTGGTCACGGCAGCAGATCAGCTTGTGCGGCTGGAAGAAGAACTGCAGATCCAGCAGGAAACCCGCGATCGCCTGCTCAAAGAACAACGAGACAAGCAGCGCCAGCTCGATCGCCAAGAGAGTTTGCGTCAAGCGATGCAGGAAACCCAGGGGACAGCGGCGGCGCGGCTGATTCTCGATACTGGCCTGCCCGGAGTGCATGGTCTAGTGGCGCAACTGGGACGGGTGGAACCCCGCTATCAACTGGCGCTAGAAGTGGCCGCCGGTGGACGGCTGGGCTATCTGGTTGTCGATGATGATGGCGTCGCCTCGGCGGGAATTGAGCTGCTCAAACAGAAGAAAGCGGGGCGAATCACGTTCCTACCCCTCAACCGGATTCGTGCGGGCAAACAGCCAGAAATTCCGCGTTGGCAGCAGCCGGAAGGGTTGGTCGATCTTGCGATCGCCCTAGTCGACTGCGACGATCGCTACCGCGAAGTCTTCAAATTTGTCCTTGGCGGCACTGTCGTCTTTGAACGGCTTGATCAAGCCCGTCGCTACATGGGGCAGTACCGCATCGTTACCCTCGATGGTGAGCTGCTGGAAACCAGTGGGGCGATGACCGGCGGTAGCATCGCTCGGCGATCAGGCGGCCTCAGCTTCGGTAGTCCCGACAGTGGCGAATCGGCGGAAGTGCGAGCAATTCGCGATCGCCTCGAACAACTCGAAGTCATCCTCGATCGCAGTGAGTTGCAAATCCTCAATCTGCAAGCGGCGATTAAAGATGCAGCCAGTACGCTCAGCGATCGCCGCCAACAACAGCGCGAGCAGCAACTGACGGTTCAACAACGTCAGCAAACCCTGCAGCGCCTGCAGCAACAACAGCAACAGCTCAACGCTGAACTGCAGCAACGCCAACAGCAAGCCAGTCAAGCGCAAGCACGGCTGGCAGCCTTGGCTTTGGAATTGCCCGCCGCACTGAAACAGCTGAAAACACTCCGCCAAGCCCTTGCGGAACTAGAAGATTCTCCGATTCATGGTGAGTGGCAGCAGCGGCAAACGCTTCTACAACAGCAAGAAGCCCTGCTCCAGCAACAGGAAACTGCCCTGCGGCAAGCCGAGCAACAGCTGCAGCAATTGCAGACTGATCAAAAACGCCTGCAGGAACGCGCGATCGCAGCTCGAACCCAAGTCAGCCAGCTCCGGCAACAGCAGGGGGAACAGCTCAATCGTCTGGCTCAGCTCGATGAACAGCAACGCCAACAGGCGACGGCGATCGCCCAACTGCAGCAACGCCAAGCCCAACTAGAAGCCCAACTCGGGCAAGAGAAAGTCGATCGCGATCGCACTGAACGCCAACTGCAAGAACAGCGATCGCAGCGACAAAACCTCGTCTGGCAGCAAGAAAAACGCCAGCAACAACAACAGGAACTCCAACAGCAGCTGACCGATCTCGAAGTCCAACTTCAGGCGGAGCAGCAGGAATTGCCGCAACCCCTGCCCGATATTCCCGAAATGGTGCAGCAACAGGGCATCGAAGCACTGCAGCATGAATTGCGATCGCTGGCGAAGCGGATTCAGGCGATGGAGCCGGTCAACATGCTGGCGCTGGAGGAATACGAGCGCACCCAAGCGCGACTGGAGGAGCTGTCAGAGAAGCTAACGACAATTGAAGCGGAGCGAACGGAATTACTGCTGCGCATCGAAAATTTCACGACTCTGCGCCGCCGAGCCTTCATGGAGTCGTTTGAGGCGATCGATCGCAACTTCCAAGAGATCTTTGCGCACCTGTCGGACGGGGATGGCTCGCTCCAACTCGACAATCCTGAAGATCCCTTTAGCAGCGGCCTCAACCTGATTGCCCATCCCAAGGGCAAGCCGGTGCGTCGTCTAGCCTCGATGTCGGGTGGTGAAAAGTCGCTGACTGCCCTCAGTTTCATCTTTGCCCTGCAGCGCTACCGGCCCTCCCCCTTTTATGCACTGGATGAGGTAGACAGCTTTTTGGATGGGGCGAACGTCGAACGGCTGGCGCGGGTGATTCGTCAGCAAGCGCAAGCAGCCCAATTCATCGTGGTCAGCCATCGCCGACCGATGATTGAAGCGGCGGAGCGCACAATTGGCGTCACCCAAGCTCGTGGCGCTCACACCCAAGTTCTGGGGATCCCACAACCCTAG
- the speD gene encoding adenosylmethionine decarboxylase, producing MTVSLNPLLADPPALGVGRHCILEIYGCAGELLNDAAYVDRSIREAAIAAGATLLNQVCHEFEPQGVTALALLAESHISIHTWPENGYAAVDVFTCGDHTQPEVACHHLIQAFKAEHHSLHSIVRRPPAAIREHERVPA from the coding sequence ATGACCGTTTCCCTCAATCCCCTCTTGGCTGATCCCCCTGCACTCGGTGTTGGACGGCACTGCATTCTTGAGATTTACGGCTGTGCCGGTGAACTGCTCAACGATGCTGCCTACGTCGATCGTTCGATTCGGGAAGCCGCGATCGCTGCTGGAGCAACTCTCCTCAATCAGGTCTGCCATGAGTTTGAACCTCAGGGCGTGACGGCTCTAGCGTTGCTGGCTGAATCCCATATTTCCATCCACACCTGGCCTGAAAATGGCTATGCGGCAGTGGATGTCTTTACCTGCGGCGACCATACTCAACCTGAAGTCGCTTGCCACCATCTCATTCAAGCTTTTAAAGCTGAACATCATAGTCTGCACAGCATTGTCAGACGGCCTCCCGCTGCGATTCGCGAACACGAGCGCGTTCCGGCCTAG
- a CDS encoding PRC-barrel domain-containing protein — protein MTAEQVWLRSEIMGTQVITRDSGRRLGVVGELLVDIDRREVVALGLRDNLLTRFLPGVPRYMFLSSIRQVGDVILVDNDDVIEDNFDAIGLSNLINCEVITEAGEPLGRVRGFKFDIATGKLESLVIASLGLAFVPESVLSTFELGVQEIVSGGPDRVIVFEGAEDRMVQLTAGLLEKLGLGGWDDDEYDRYSLPITPVENQLGAGDPLPPQRDYNQQPFRARREDRRQEELVEPLRQSRPAARRMYLDEEESNPAPRSRSQQPSRDRYEEGDYEELPAPRVQRRPEPAPRSPAARPSAPQPLPQDDDPFGDAWGEPDDSPELQLPQRQRQPEYEEG, from the coding sequence ATGACCGCTGAGCAAGTTTGGTTGCGTTCCGAAATTATGGGAACCCAAGTCATTACTCGTGACAGCGGGCGACGATTGGGCGTCGTTGGCGAGTTGCTCGTCGATATCGATCGCCGCGAAGTGGTGGCTCTGGGCTTGCGCGACAACTTGCTGACGCGCTTCTTGCCCGGCGTGCCGCGCTACATGTTCCTGAGCAGCATCCGACAAGTCGGTGATGTCATCCTCGTCGACAACGACGATGTGATTGAAGATAATTTCGATGCGATTGGCCTCAGCAATCTGATTAATTGCGAAGTGATCACCGAAGCGGGAGAGCCGCTGGGTCGCGTGCGCGGTTTCAAGTTCGACATCGCTACCGGCAAGCTAGAGTCCCTCGTGATCGCCTCTTTGGGCTTAGCCTTTGTGCCGGAAAGCGTCCTCAGCACTTTTGAACTCGGTGTCCAAGAAATCGTCAGTGGCGGCCCCGATCGCGTCATTGTCTTTGAAGGTGCCGAAGATCGGATGGTGCAGCTAACCGCTGGCCTACTGGAGAAACTGGGGCTCGGTGGTTGGGACGACGACGAATACGATCGCTACTCCCTGCCGATTACGCCAGTCGAAAATCAGCTCGGTGCCGGTGACCCACTACCGCCCCAACGGGACTATAACCAGCAGCCGTTCCGGGCCCGTCGCGAGGATCGCCGCCAAGAGGAATTGGTTGAGCCGCTGCGCCAAAGCCGTCCGGCTGCCCGCCGCATGTACCTCGATGAGGAAGAGAGCAATCCCGCGCCGCGATCACGATCGCAGCAGCCCAGTCGCGATCGCTACGAAGAGGGCGACTACGAAGAGCTGCCCGCACCCCGCGTTCAACGTCGGCCGGAACCTGCGCCTCGCTCACCCGCCGCTCGCCCTAGTGCTCCCCAGCCACTCCCCCAAGATGACGATCCGTTTGGCGATGCTTGGGGTGAGCCTGATGACAGTCCAGAGCTGCAACTACCGCAACGACAACGTCAGCCGGAATACGAAGAAGGCTAG